One Petrotoga sibirica DSM 13575 genomic window carries:
- a CDS encoding N-glycosylase/DNA lyase, with protein MIHSNITNSLDILVNKIEDVKLTIKDEVERRFEEFKDIGKNGDELDLFSELSFCVLTANWRAKGGIKAQKLITKEGFAYYNEEQLISKLKEVGHRFPNARSRYIVENRWIIGSLKDLLQKDILESRRFLAENVKGISWKEASHFLRNVGKEDVAILDKHILRVMNDYNLVKEVPKPSWTEKKYTKFEKELRAFSKIVGEPLGKLDLYLWYMETGQIDK; from the coding sequence ATGATCCATTCTAACATAACAAATTCTTTAGATATTTTGGTCAATAAAATAGAAGATGTGAAACTTACAATTAAGGATGAAGTTGAAAGAAGGTTTGAAGAGTTTAAGGATATTGGAAAAAATGGCGATGAATTGGACTTATTCAGTGAACTATCTTTTTGTGTATTAACGGCAAATTGGAGGGCAAAGGGTGGCATAAAAGCTCAAAAATTAATCACGAAAGAAGGTTTCGCTTATTACAACGAAGAGCAATTAATATCAAAACTAAAAGAAGTTGGACATAGGTTTCCAAACGCAAGATCACGTTATATAGTTGAAAACAGATGGATAATCGGGAGCTTGAAAGACTTACTTCAAAAAGATATTTTAGAAAGTCGAAGATTTTTGGCTGAAAATGTAAAAGGTATAAGTTGGAAAGAAGCTAGCCATTTTTTAAGAAATGTTGGAAAAGAAGACGTCGCTATATTAGATAAGCATATATTGAGAGTTATGAATGATTATAATCTCGTGAAAGAAGTCCCCAAACCTTCTTGGACCGAAAAAAAGTACACTAAGTTTGAAAAAGAACTCAGAGCTTTTTCAAAGATCGTTGGAGAACCATTAGGGAAATTAGATCTGTATCTATGGTATATGGAAACTGGACAAATAGACAAATAA
- a CDS encoding FmdB family zinc ribbon protein encodes MPLYKYRCKNCGYEFTVLHSMNETPEVNCELCGSGAEKMIGNVGISFKGEGFYITDSKKSKSKSSSSSSSKESDQIAS; translated from the coding sequence TTGCCTCTGTATAAGTATAGATGTAAAAATTGTGGTTATGAGTTCACTGTATTGCATTCTATGAATGAAACACCTGAAGTTAATTGTGAACTATGTGGTTCAGGCGCTGAAAAGATGATTGGTAACGTTGGAATTTCTTTCAAAGGTGAAGGTTTTTATATTACTGATTCAAAAAAATCCAAGTCAAAGTCTTCTTCATCTTCGTCAAGTAAAGAATCAGATCAAATCGCTTCTTGA
- the infC gene encoding translation initiation factor IF-3 translates to MYISDKVAKNAEIRARKVLVIDQDGNKLGEMSTKEALKLAEQSGVDLVLVAPEAKPPVARMMDYGKYIYEKEKKEKLAKKKQKKQVLKEMKFRLRIDEHDFNTKLKKIREFLEDGYKVRVVIMFLGRDILFKEKGKEILDKVISKTSDIAKVSRGAKLLGKDMDIILEPITEDKK, encoded by the coding sequence TTGTATATAAGCGATAAAGTCGCTAAAAATGCAGAAATCAGAGCTAGAAAAGTTCTGGTAATAGATCAAGATGGAAACAAATTAGGAGAGATGTCAACAAAAGAAGCGTTAAAATTAGCCGAACAATCAGGAGTGGATTTAGTTTTAGTGGCACCTGAAGCCAAACCTCCAGTTGCCAGAATGATGGATTATGGTAAATATATCTATGAAAAAGAGAAGAAGGAAAAACTAGCTAAGAAAAAACAAAAAAAGCAAGTTCTTAAAGAGATGAAATTCAGACTTAGAATCGATGAGCATGACTTCAATACCAAATTGAAAAAGATAAGGGAATTTTTAGAAGATGGCTATAAAGTAAGAGTTGTAATTATGTTCCTAGGTAGAGATATACTTTTTAAAGAAAAAGGTAAAGAAATACTTGACAAAGTGATATCCAAGACATCCGATATTGCAAAAGTTTCCCGAGGGGCAAAATTATTGGGTAAAGATATGGATATTATCTTAGAACCAATCACTGAGGACAAAAAATAA
- a CDS encoding large ribosomal subunit protein bL35 — MPKLKTKGSAKKRFKVTSSGKILRHRNNVGHNTGFKKSSHMRRLKKEVEVPKEISDKAKKSLGLK; from the coding sequence ATGCCTAAATTAAAAACAAAAGGATCAGCAAAAAAAAGGTTCAAAGTCACTAGCAGCGGAAAAATTCTTCGACATAGAAACAATGTTGGGCATAATACAGGCTTCAAGAAAAGCAGCCATATGAGAAGACTTAAAAAAGAGGTTGAAGTACCTAAGGAAATATCGGATAAAGCCAAGAAATCACTTGGACTAAAATAA
- the rplT gene encoding 50S ribosomal protein L20: MRIKRSVSSRKKRKKYLKAAKGYRGAVSRRYSLAKQQYYKSGKYSYAGRKNKKRDYRNLWITRINAAARAQGLKYNELIHGLKLANVEINRKMLSELAVNDPDGFNEYVNIAKQSLAESVQ, encoded by the coding sequence ATGAGAATTAAAAGATCTGTTTCTTCTCGCAAAAAAAGAAAAAAATATTTGAAAGCGGCCAAAGGTTATAGAGGCGCAGTGAGTAGACGTTATTCATTAGCAAAACAACAATATTATAAATCTGGGAAATACTCTTATGCAGGTAGAAAAAACAAAAAAAGAGATTACAGAAACCTTTGGATAACACGAATCAATGCTGCTGCCAGAGCACAAGGATTGAAGTATAATGAGTTAATTCATGGTTTAAAATTGGCTAACGTCGAAATAAACAGAAAAATGCTTTCTGAACTTGCCGTAAACGATCCAGATGGGTTCAATGAATACGTAAATATTGCTAAACAATCTTTAGCTGAAAGTGTACAATAA
- the cysC gene encoding adenylyl-sulfate kinase yields MERKKSENVVWHAGKVKKEDRERFLGQKGVILWFTGLSGSGKSTIAHELEERLLKMGKLSYVLDGDNIRHGLNGDLGFSPEDREENIRRIGEVAKLFADLGIITMTAFISPYQKDRQRVRELVKDGEFIEIYVKCPIDELKNRDPKGMYEKAIKGEIKNFTGISAPYEEPENPELILNTDSESIDESVEKVIEYLRNKDII; encoded by the coding sequence GTGGAGAGAAAAAAGAGCGAAAATGTTGTATGGCATGCTGGGAAGGTAAAAAAAGAAGATAGAGAAAGATTTTTAGGACAAAAAGGAGTAATCCTTTGGTTTACGGGGTTATCTGGATCTGGAAAATCAACCATAGCCCATGAATTGGAAGAAAGATTGTTGAAAATGGGAAAATTGTCGTATGTTTTAGACGGAGATAACATCAGGCATGGTTTAAATGGTGATTTAGGATTCTCACCGGAAGATAGAGAAGAAAATATTAGAAGGATAGGAGAGGTTGCAAAGTTATTTGCAGATCTTGGGATAATTACTATGACCGCCTTCATTTCTCCATACCAAAAAGATAGGCAGAGGGTAAGAGAGCTAGTAAAAGATGGTGAATTCATAGAGATATACGTAAAATGTCCAATTGATGAATTGAAAAACAGGGACCCAAAAGGTATGTACGAAAAAGCGATAAAGGGAGAAATAAAAAATTTTACCGGGATTTCTGCTCCCTACGAAGAACCCGAAAATCCCGAGTTAATTTTGAACACCGATTCAGAAAGCATAGATGAATCGGTTGAAAAGGTTATTGAATATTTGAGAAACAAAGATATTATCTGA